Proteins encoded together in one Quercus lobata isolate SW786 chromosome 3, ValleyOak3.0 Primary Assembly, whole genome shotgun sequence window:
- the LOC115978856 gene encoding uncharacterized protein LOC115978856, with protein MGTKVQFKSDWPGYYPMRDLNENSNSCSWPHYYGDKTIANGQYYNGFLPRASTDLYPPYDKDELKKTMLEHEEIFKNQVNELHRLYRIQRDLMDEFRRKDLHKNRMPIEPSLSSSPLASQITSEDARRWHVPSFPMVNSACARPSVTVAEDIHSPMSSMKGHSAQGGHFPSQNGGISKDLEMQDSRPTKVRRKMFDLQLPADEYIDTEEGEQFSEEKVSAMSGSISNRNHKVAPENGVKLFRDNGGKTGFQGDALTSDSRLKSRNGLADLNEPIQLEETNASGYVDLLGRGACLQEIQGPDMSARPNSQLLSLPKGISLNSHHGSNNGTRDNRHLENNGNAKGWFSHVLEAGNGKSNMKSTSQGLQPEISSQPLQVLLNKAHEPSAYYLTDQSKAGLWSERTVCGLDMTDRSHEISSNKHLGSTVVSHIPSSYPIAPSDLSKSWSHSVSSWEKSSSNLSQKSMSVQKQPYLNSSATLSKSSQSSVQSNGFLGDAWHLKSNSRCNPGFGSEFPNGSGFYQGSSSGSKELPIHLSSISYQNCSNDNNRAPAQLINNGLAKYYKDSDCTDMKSVKDENYVVPSNSSTNKVPPQQGFGGGQRHEDHPAALPWLRPNFAPKNEASNAGRISNKEDLSFLQSSPNQLPNKNEIGKGANQIFTQNVKSFSCSNDVEVKRIEIGDYPSNKKILGFPIFEKSHISKNESYSFTSPSVSLPLLSEGEVVENNGKNRVLDINLPCEPAVPDLGNQIATEILIKDKKRDANVSSLRHNIDLNSCISDDEASLAPSTPSARVKISAGIDLEAPVVVDAEEDVIPEEAAEKQHDPPLPSPKHKAEKPLDELMVVAAEAMIAISSSVLHSQIDNATCNQSESSMMDRLNWFVEIVSSCGDDIESKFDTLLRVKDGEDNEESSSEGSDYFESMTLKLMDTKEEDYMPKPLVPENLKLEDTGTTLVPNRPRKGQARRGRQRRDFQRDILPGLASLSRHEVTEDLQTFGGLMRATGHLWHSGLTRRSSTRNGCGRGRRRSVASSSPTVPTSPACTPLIQQLNNIEVGLEDRSLTGWGKTTRRPRRQRCPAGNPPSIPLT; from the exons ATGGGAACAAAAGTGCAGTTTAAAAGTGATTGGCCAGGATATTATCCAATGAGGGATCTGAATGAGAATTCTAACAGTTGTAGCTGGCCCCACTATTATGGAGATAAAACAATAGCAAATGGGCAGTATTATAATGGCTTTTTGCCGAGAGCTTCCACAGATCTATATCCACCTTATGATAAGGATGAATTGAAGAAGACAATGCTTGAGCATGAGGAAATATTCAAAAATCAg GTGAATGAACTGCATCGCCTTTACAGAATACAGAGGGATTTGATGGATGAATTCAGGAGGAAAGATCTACATAAAAACCGGATGCCTATTGAGCCATCATTATCATCAAGTCCCTTAGCATCTCAAATTACATCTGAAGACGCTAGGAGATGGCATGTCCCCAGCTTCCCTATGGTGAACTCTGCTTGTGCTAGACCATCTGTTACAGTTGCTGAGGATATTCATTCTCCTATGAGTTCGATGAAAGGACACAGTGCACAAGGTGGTCATTTTCCATCCCAAAATGGGGGCATTTCAAAGGATTTAGAGATGCAGGATTCCAGACCCACAAAGGttagaagaaaaatgtttgatCTCCAACTTCCAGCTGATGAATACATTGATACTGAAGAAGGGGAACAGTTCAGCGAAGAAAAAGTATCTGCCATGTCAGGTAGTATTTCTAATAGAAATCATAAAGTTGCTCCTGAGAATGGTGTAAAGCTGTTTCGTGACAATGGTGGGAAGACTGGCTTTCAAGGAGATGCTTTGACATCTGATTCACGTTTAAAGAGCAGAAATGGTTTGGCTGACTTAAATGAGCCTATTCAGCTTGAAGAAACAAATGCTTCTGGATATGTTGATCTTCTGGGCCGTGGTGCCTGTCTCCAGGAGATTCAAGGCCCTGATATGTCTGCTAGACCAAACTCACAGCTTCTAAGTTTGCCAAAGGGAATTTCACTCAACTCCCATCATGGAAGCAATAATGGGACTCGAGACAACCGGCACTTAGAGAACAATGGAAATGCAAAAGGATGGTTTTCTCATGTGCTTGAAGCAG GGAATGGGAAAAGCAACATGAAATCTACTTCTCAAGGTCTTCAACCTGAAATATCTTCCCAACCCTTGCAAGTTTTGCTAAACAAAGCTCATGAACCTTCTGCTTACTATCTAACTGATCAAAGCAAGGCAGGATTGTGGAGTGAAAGAACAGTTTGTGGTTTGGATATGACTGATAGAAGTCACGAGATCTCCAGTAATAAGCATCTGGGGTCAACTGTGGTCTCTCATATACCTAGTTCATATCCTATTGCTCCTTCCGACTTGTCCAAGTCTTGGTCTCACTCGGTTTCATCTTGGGAAAAATCAAGTAGTAACTTAAGCCAGAAGTCAATGTCAGTTCAAAAACAACCATATTTGAACTCATCTGCTACCTTGAGTAAGAGTTCTCAATCATCAGTTCAAAGCAATGGATTTTTGGGAGATGCCTGGCATCTAAAGAGCAATTCTAGATGTAACCCAGGTTTTGGAAGCGAATTTCCTAACGGAAGTGGATTTTACCAAGGGTCCTCATCCGGCTCCAAGGAACTACCGATTCACCTTTCATCAATCAGCTACCAGAACTGCAGTAATGATAATAATAGAGCTCCTGCCCAGTTGATTAATAATGGTTTAGCAAAGTACTATAAAGATTCAGATTGCACAGACATGAAATCTGTAAAAGACGAGAACTATGTGGTGCCTTCAAACAGTTCAACCAACAAAGTACCTCCACAGCAAGGTTTTGGTGGAGGACAAAGGCATGAAGACCATCCTGCAGCCTTGCCATGGCTAAGACCTAATTTTGCTCCTAAGAATGAGGCCTCCAATGCTGGGAGGATTTCAAACAAAGAGGATCTGAGTTTCTTGCAATCCTCACCAAACCAGTTGCccaacaaaaatgaaattggaAAGGGGGCTAATCAAATTTTTACGCAGAATGTAAAATCATTTTCATGTTCTAATGATGTTGAAGTGAAGAGGATTGAAATAGGTGACTACCCAAGTAATAAGAAAATTCTTGGGTTTCCCATCTTTGAAAAGTCTCATATTTCTAAGAATGAGTCTTATTCTTTCACCTCCCCTTCTGTGTCCCTTCCTCTCCTATCAGAAGGTGAAGTTGTGGAGAATAATGGGAAGAATAGAGTCCTTGATATAAACTTGCCTTGTGAACCTGCAGTTCCTGACTTGGGCAATCAGATAGCAACAGAAATTCTGATTAAAGATAAGAAAAGAGATGCAAACGTTTCCAGTCTCAGACATAACATTGATTTGAATTCCTGTATAAGTGATGATGAAGCATCCTTGGCACCTTCTACTCCAAGCGCTCGTGTGAAGATTTCAGCAGGGATAGACTTAGAAGCCCCTGTAGTTGTTGATGCTGAGGAGGATGTCATTCCTGAAGAAGCTGCAGAAAAGCAGCATGATCCTCCTTTACCATCTCCAAAACACAAAGCTGAGAAGCCATTGGATGAACTTATGGTGGTAGCAGCTGAGGCAATGATTGCCATCTCATCATCTGTTCTGCACAGTCAGATTGATAATGCCACTTGCAATCAATCAGAATCTTCTATGATGGACCGTCTTAATTGGTTTGTGGAGATAGTTTCCTCATGCGGAGATGACATTGAGAGCAAGTTCGATACTCTTTTGAGAGTCAAAGATGGTGAGGATAATGAAGAATCTTCCTCTGAAGGGAGTGATTACTTTGAGTCCATGACATTAAAACTAATGGATACTAAGGAAGAAGATTATATGCCTAAACCTCTGGTTCCTGAAAACCTAAAGCTGGAGGACACTGGAACCACTTTAGTACCAAATCGGCCAAGGAAGGGCCAGGCAAGGAGAGGGAGGCAGCGGAGGGACTTCCAAAGGGACATCCTTCCAGGCCTTGCTTCTCTGTCAAGGCATGAGGTAACAGAAGATCTTCAGACATTTGGGGGGCTGATGCGAGCAACAGGTCATTTGTGGCATTCAGGATTGACAAGGAGGAGCTCTACTAGAAATGGGTGTGGAAGGGGGAGGCGGCGGTCAGTGGCAAGCTCCTCACCTACCGTGCCAACAAGCCCCGCTTGCACTCCGCTGATACAGCAGCTTAATAATATTGAAGTGGGACTGGAGGATAGAAGCCTAACAGGGTGGGGGAAGACAACTAGACGACCCCGCCGGCAAAGATGCCCTGCAGGTAATCCTCCATCTATCCCTTTAACCTGA
- the LOC115978857 gene encoding pentatricopeptide repeat-containing protein At2g03380, mitochondrial, protein MKLISTLRTHISLSLTKYLHFPWRTLTYATTHHYHQQPLSEPPELAHAVASMHSISSYPWFPLLGICRNIDSLKKVHGLLIVHGLTGELPCDTKLVSMYGSFGYVENARLVFDKIENPDFYSWKVMIRWYFLNDLYEDIIGFFTCLRKCLRECDNVVFSIVLKACCELRNVNEGRKVHCQIVKVGSPDSFVLTALVDMYAKCGEVGSSREVFDEILDRNVVSWTSMIVGYVQNDCPEEGLVLFNRMREGLVEGNEFTVGSLVTACTKLRALHQGKWVHGYVIKNGIEFNSFLATALLDMYVKCGDVRDARSVFDELSVIDLVSWTAMIVGYAQCGHPSEALKLFMDEEWIDILPNSVTASSVLSACGQLGNLDLGSSVHGLGIKLGLGDPTVRNTLIDMYAKCHAVRDARYIFEAVMVKDVITWNSIISGYSQVGSAYEALELFHQMRSDSISPDAVTLVSVLSACASLSALGVGSSLHAFSIKGGLQSSGVYVGTALLNFYAKCGDVKSARIVFDGMAEKNSITWSAMIGGYGMQGDGSGSLALFSDMLKENLELNEVIFTTILSACSHTGMIGEGWRCFNLMCRDYNFVPSMKHYACMVDLLARAGRLEEALDFIENMPIQPEVSVFGSFLHGCGLHGRFDLGEVAIRKMLELHPNEACYYVLMCNLYASDGRWSQVNQVRELMKQRGLRKSPGCSQVEMDISDDYSLPKFASLW, encoded by the coding sequence ATGAAACTGATCTCTACTTTGCGTACACACATCTCTCTGAGTCTCACCAAATACCTTCACTTTCCATGGCGTACTCTCACCTATGCAACCACCCATCACTATCATCAGCAACCCTTATCAGAACCACCCGAACTCGCTCACGCCGTAGCTTCCATGCACTCCATCTCTTCATATCCGTGGTTTCCTCTTCTGGGTATTTGCCGAAACATCGATTCTCTCAAGAAAGTCCACGGCTTGCTCATTGTGCATGGCCTCACCGGTGAGCTTCCGTGCGATACTAAGTTGGTTAGTATGTACGGTTCATTTGGGTACGTTGAGAATGCGCGTTTGGTTTTTGATAAGATAGAGAACCCAGATTTTTATTCGTGGAAAGTGATGATCAGGTGgtattttttgaatgatttgTATGAGGACATTATTGGGTTCTTCACCTGTTTGAGAAAATGCCTCAGAGAGTGTGATAATGTTGTGTTTTCGATTGTGTTGAAGGCGTGTTGTGAATTGAGGAATGTTAATGAGGGGAGGAAGGTACATTGCCAGATTGTTAAGGTTGGGAGCCCTGATAGTTTCGTGTTGACGGCTCTTGTGGATATGTATGCGAAATGTGGAGAGGTTGGGAGTTCTCGTGaggtgtttgatgaaattcTTGATAGAAATGTGGTTTCGTGGACGTCGATGATTGTGGGGTATGTGCAGAATGATTGTCCGGAAGAAGGGTTGGTCTTGTTTAATAGAATGAGAGAAGGGTTAGTTGAAGGAAATGAGTTTACCGTAGGGAGCTTAGTCACTGCATGTACGAAGTTAAGAGCTTTACATCAGGGGAAGTGGGTTCATGGGTATGTGATTAAAAATggtattgaatttaattctttCTTGGCGACTGCACTTCTAGACATGTATGTTAAGTGTGGGGATGTTAGAGATGCTCGTTCCGTCTTTGACGAGCTTTCTGTTATTGATCTTGTTTCATGGACAGCTATGATTGTTGGGTATGCACAGTGTGGTCATCCCAGTGAGGCATTAAAGTTGTTTATGGATGAGGAGTGGATTGATATATTACCGAATTCGGTTACGGCTTCAAGTGTGCTTTCAGCATGTGGGCAGCTAGGCAATTTGGATTTGGGAAGTTCAGTTCATGGTCTGGGGATTAAGCTTGGGTTAGGTGATCCTACAGTGAGGAATACTCTTATCGATATGTATGCAAAATGCCATGCTGTCAGAGATGCTCGTTATATATTTGAAGCAGTTATGGTCAAGGACGTGATTACTTGGAACTCAATTATTTCAGGGTATTCCCAAGTTGGTTCTGCATATGAAGCTCTTGAACTCTTTCATCAAATGAGATCAGATTCTATCTCACCTGATGCGGTCACACTTGTTAGTGTTCTCTCAGCTTGTGCTTCCCTTAGTGCTCTTGGAGTCGGTTCTTCACTTCATGCTTTCTCCATAAAGGGGGGCTTACAATCATCTGGTGTCTATGTGGGCACTGCACTTCTAAACTTCTATGCCAAGTGTGGGGATGTGAAGTCTGCTCGTATAGTCTTTGATGGGATGGCAGAGAAGAACAGTATCACATGGAGTGCAATGATTGGTGGTTATGGAATGCAGGGGGATGGTAGTGGGTCCCTTGCACTTTTCAGTGATATgttgaaagaaaatttagagCTGAATGAAGTGATCTTTACAACTATATTATCAGCCTGTAGCCATACAGGGATGATTGGGGAGGGCTGGAGGTGTTTCAATTTGATGTGCCGGGACTATAATTTTGTTCCTTCCATGAAGCATTATGCATGTATGGTAGATCTATTAGCTCGTGCTGGCAGACTTGAAGAAGCCTTGGATTTTATTGAGAATATGCCAATTCAACCAGAAGTTAGTGTGTTTGGATCTTTTCTCCATGGATGTGGACTCCATGGAAGGTTTGATCTTGGAGAAGTGGCAATCCGcaaaatgctagagttacatCCTAATGAAGCTTGTTACTATGTCCTCATGTGTAACTTGTATGCTTCAGATGGAAGATGGAGTCAGGTTAATCAGGTGAGGGAGCTGATGAAGCAAAGAGGATTGAGGAAGTCCCCTGGGTGTAGCCAAGTGGAGATGGATATCAGTGATGATTACTCACTTCCCAAATTTGCATCGCTCTGGTAG